The proteins below come from a single Ochotona princeps isolate mOchPri1 chromosome 6, mOchPri1.hap1, whole genome shotgun sequence genomic window:
- the NSMCE3 gene encoding non-structural maintenance of chromosomes element 3 homolog, producing the protein MSQKPRSRGRPGTQPGTQPERDRSRDGARGGADEAPSTSRGSPGSSGSLRSSKQLELKVAELVQFLLVKDQKKIPVKRADMMRHVVGEARDAFPELLRLAGERLRDVFGYRLVELEPRSHAYILVNALEPVEEDAEVRGDQGTPTTGLLMIVLGLIFMKGNTVKETEVWDFLRRLGVHPTKRHLVFGDPKKLITEDFVRQRYLDYRRIPHTDPVDYELQWGPRTRLETSKMKVLKFVAKVHNQDPKDWPAQYCEALAEEEGRARPAQPGAPAPTS; encoded by the coding sequence ATGTCGCAGAAGCCGCGGAGCCGCGGCCGGCCGGGCACCCAGCCCGGCACCCAGCCCGAGCGCGACCGGAGCCGGGACGGGGCCCGCGGCGGCGCCGACGAGGCCCCGAGCACGTCCCGCGGGTCTCCTGGCAGCAGCGGCTCGCTGCGGAGTTcgaagcagctggagctgaaggtGGCGGAGCTggtgcagttcctgctggtgaaggACCAGAAGAAGATCCCCGTGAAGCGCGCCGACATGATGCGGCACGTGGTGGGCGAGGCCCGGGACGCGTTCCCGGAGCTGCTGCGGCTGGCGGGCGAGCGGCTGCGGGACGTGTTCGGCTACCGGCTGGTGGAGCTGGAGCCCCGCAGCCACGCGTACATCCTGGTGAACGCGCTGGAGCCGGTGGAGGAGGACGCCGAGGTGCGCGGCGACCAGGGCACGCCCACCACGGGCCTGCTGATGATCGTGCTGGGACTCATCTTCATGAAGGGCAACACGGTCAAGGAGACGGAGGTATGGGACTTCCTGCGCCGCCTGGGCGTGCACCCCACCAAGAGGCACCTCGTCTTCGGGGACCCCAAGAAGCTCATCACCGAAGACTTCGTGCGGCAGCGTTACCTGGACTACCGGCGGATCCCGCACACGGACCCCGTGGACTACGAGCTGCAGTGGGGCCCGCGCACCCGCCTGGAGACGAGCAAGATGAAAGTGCTCAAGTTTGTGGCCAAAGTCCACAACCAGGACCCCAAGGACTGGCCGGCGCAGTACTGCGAGGCCCTggcggaggaggagggcagggcccGGCCTGCGCAGCCCGGGGCGCCGGCGCCCACTTCCTGA